A stretch of the Archangium violaceum genome encodes the following:
- a CDS encoding type VI secretion system baseplate subunit TssF codes for MDSTDQLYQDFLTEMDSLERFRQRYQRNHPSVPIDRDDPDVRRLMESMAFFSVQTRQATLHNLRSTWLRLFSSFFDFLLEPLPAAAMVQAVPTEKMVEAVVLPRGTELRLTPTDGVAGSFRLQRDLHILPIFLEDSSVVRLANGGHRLILRFASAHPRKDPVGLFSLHVRHLDDYRSSLAVYHALSKHLEQVSVVYDQTADERTVGTRCEHTFGRDRPAPEDGTEYAHPVQRVRAFFQMPEQGLFLHVQVAPTRQAWTRFSLCLDLKKEWTVGRSPHPDILHPCVVPVVNLKAEPAQPLTVDGTRSEFPILGLSAGRDFRLQSVTGVYQLTQTGREPLRPAYLPGDGPSYEIDEELAEDLSPRQRLLVRMPEAFDEPRKVLVEALWYQPRFASQASGRIEVSTPSRHVEGLRWQMVGGLQPHRDSPLRNDVAALTQVLSWKVKSTLERNELIALLSYLGTPVEGPFRAIIPWIRKTKVSVLPDGALRGTGLRHLYEMQLEPFDSSAEPLVVCLLEQVKELLDAWNGEATVELRPSMAGGGPISPRVSP; via the coding sequence ATGGACTCCACGGACCAGCTCTACCAGGACTTCCTCACGGAGATGGACTCGCTCGAGCGCTTCCGCCAGCGCTACCAGCGCAACCATCCCTCCGTCCCCATCGACCGGGATGATCCGGACGTGCGCCGGCTCATGGAGTCGATGGCCTTCTTCTCGGTGCAGACGCGGCAGGCCACGCTGCACAACCTGCGCTCCACCTGGCTGCGCCTCTTCTCCAGCTTCTTCGACTTCCTGCTGGAGCCGCTCCCCGCCGCGGCGATGGTGCAGGCGGTGCCCACGGAGAAGATGGTCGAGGCGGTGGTGCTCCCCCGCGGCACCGAGCTGCGGCTGACGCCCACCGATGGCGTGGCCGGCTCCTTCCGCCTCCAGCGCGACCTCCACATCCTGCCCATCTTCCTGGAGGACTCGAGTGTGGTGCGGCTGGCCAATGGCGGCCACCGCCTCATCCTGCGCTTCGCCTCGGCCCACCCTCGCAAGGATCCGGTGGGCCTGTTCAGCCTCCACGTCCGCCACCTGGACGACTACCGCTCCTCCCTGGCCGTGTACCACGCGCTGAGCAAGCACCTGGAGCAGGTGTCGGTGGTCTACGATCAGACGGCCGACGAGCGCACCGTCGGCACCCGTTGCGAGCACACCTTCGGCCGCGACCGGCCCGCCCCCGAGGATGGCACCGAGTACGCGCACCCCGTGCAGCGCGTGCGCGCCTTCTTCCAGATGCCCGAGCAGGGGCTCTTCCTCCACGTGCAGGTGGCCCCCACCCGCCAGGCCTGGACGCGCTTCTCCCTCTGCCTGGATTTGAAGAAGGAGTGGACGGTGGGCCGCTCGCCCCACCCGGACATCCTCCATCCCTGCGTCGTGCCGGTGGTGAACCTCAAGGCCGAGCCCGCGCAGCCCCTCACCGTCGACGGCACCCGCTCCGAGTTCCCCATCCTCGGGCTGAGCGCCGGGCGCGACTTCCGCCTGCAGTCGGTGACCGGCGTCTATCAACTCACCCAGACGGGGCGAGAGCCCCTGCGTCCGGCCTACCTCCCGGGAGACGGACCGAGCTACGAGATCGACGAGGAGCTCGCCGAGGATCTCAGCCCGCGCCAACGCCTGCTGGTGCGCATGCCGGAGGCCTTCGACGAGCCGCGCAAGGTGCTGGTGGAGGCGCTCTGGTACCAGCCACGCTTCGCCTCGCAGGCCAGCGGTCGCATCGAGGTGAGCACGCCGAGCCGTCACGTGGAGGGCCTGCGCTGGCAGATGGTGGGCGGTCTCCAGCCCCACCGGGACAGCCCGCTGCGCAACGACGTGGCGGCCCTCACCCAGGTGCTGTCCTGGAAGGTCAAGTCGACGCTCGAGCGCAACGAGCTCATCGCCCTGCTCTCCTACCTCGGCACGCCCGTGGAGGGCCCGTTCCGCGCCATCATCCCGTGGATCCGCAAGACGAAGGTGTCCGTCCTTCCGGATGGCGCGCTGCGCGGCACGGGCCTGCGGCACCTGTACGAAATGCAGCTCGAGCCCTTCGACTCCAGCGCCGAGCCCCTGGTGGTCTGCCTCCTCGAGCAGGTGAAGGAACTGCTCGATGCCTGGAATGGCGAGGCGACAGTGGAGCTCAGGCCGTCCATGGCGGGCGGTGGCCCCATCTCCCCGCGGGTCTCCCCATGA
- a CDS encoding DotU family type IV/VI secretion system protein, with product MKLEHWQILFKAYRQVITLLDQWLPTESARGKERAMAHVGRVGLNQLQQQLLETVLSLQSGLGTVYDAEEIDEAVRPFIYLVDEMVLRRLSEDEQPDWPLLQYQCFGEDSGGDLFYDLADRKLHRPGPSTIVFEMLHFCLAAGFVGRYVGNVARLREYKEKLAACIPKPETLAAPPPPPSSEPPLLYEFPLRYYIGTAILVVAVPVGLWLLSRY from the coding sequence ATGAAGCTCGAACACTGGCAGATCCTCTTCAAGGCCTACCGTCAGGTGATCACCCTGCTCGACCAGTGGCTGCCGACCGAGTCGGCCCGGGGCAAGGAGCGCGCGATGGCGCACGTGGGCCGCGTGGGGTTGAACCAACTCCAGCAGCAGCTCCTGGAGACGGTGTTGTCCCTTCAGTCCGGGCTGGGCACCGTCTACGACGCCGAGGAGATCGACGAGGCGGTCCGCCCCTTCATCTACCTGGTGGATGAAATGGTGCTCCGGCGGCTCTCCGAGGACGAGCAACCGGACTGGCCGCTGTTGCAGTACCAGTGCTTCGGCGAGGACTCGGGAGGAGACCTCTTCTACGATCTCGCCGACCGGAAGCTGCACCGGCCGGGGCCCTCGACGATCGTCTTCGAGATGCTCCACTTCTGCCTGGCCGCCGGGTTCGTCGGCCGCTACGTGGGCAACGTGGCCAGGCTGCGCGAGTACAAGGAAAAGCTCGCGGCCTGCATCCCCAAGCCGGAGACCCTGGCGGCGCCCCCGCCTCCCCCTTCCTCAGAGCCTCCCCTCCTCTACGAGTTCCCCCTCCGTTATTACATCGGGACCGCGATTCTCGTCGTGGCGGTACCGGTGGGACTGTGGTTGCTCTCTCGCTACTGA
- a CDS encoding type VI secretion IcmF C-terminal domain-containing protein — METLGKVWAVVSPHLVWVLLVLLVVGLGVALFWWWRKRRMSAPAVGEPRPMQANQLLKIRERFLNGLPWLNRAAIRDLPHVVVLGPAGCGKTKLIGLDVDWERQARQFLPSYTSDPLLQIYLGPDSVVQELSAPLLEDDSPQARTALRRLWKSSFSRQQRGVTIIALDVRWLADTAPDEVRRTAQLLRGKLNLISEMSRGPVEARVCLTNMDALEGYSDFAQLLHKHGVPLSFEIPRRGEEGKLATLLEAQEQYLALGLTSLPVDAFERLERFYSTGGRSFSALARFVTALLEGNTLSFKPSLSRVYLSSPSPEARASGVLSVTTEETSSQALRARYLRTHLRRCALIAAVCTLPVVAAYGHYYLLLKETQQLMKSFQQTAERLHDQKLESVGTLVEEKVDKAGESLDELWHAERYWPPLKKSFPKQKNELRQQLATAIREAHIRPALARCHEKLDECRPEQVVYLLAVLHSSEKQELGKFILSGLRNRHKWRWNSDDEEELSTSSSHDSRPTWVKSLKLNEAIVGDYVETSDSPWETPPSGANWARWPFKDELTRENQLKPWQLHLERLSNLLQGNRVQELLNAGPQALTEELNTLSEERARLQAWLDDSVLFADLPRVLDLLNDSRAGANVGQFAGIKSTIRTLDWLNDEENREQLSSVLRMEQEAFDGFKAVERMTAAELLTRDGLWEPRGGSGPFKVTVLQESFTFRPREHSLELLRMLIRHYETTGRMPFRGVGPHTSSLSLYGAVADASGNHLPEATGAEAGDASDVLSVLDRLQFDTKIKPLVDEFTQRLKNAQLSPEEAAARQEYVRRRMDQFSQAYREGLFMSVRDYRFFAASRTTLTKELSELTQPSSKLVDMLRDVANRANLEPLDGPYYEPLRNAVAPFKPVIQLMVQDKNGNYTAMDPYRALVAQLHDELNAVTKAGGDKGKAAKGSKPSADKAAAGEEASDDSEADGPAQLTDMLTPLGQVGLSMMLEEEGSYLRKVDAWLDQQGLIGELREPFRLPFLAAKELGRAELERVLARQWNEAASRMLLPLLERYPFNPNATEEVDPADLEMLRRKDGDFWQLVERVFSPVCVERGTEWALRSPLRGGRLVLPSRVLPTLSRLAKMSKTLWDDKGQPRPLMLQMMPLPLPAPPDPGSFVTMASLKCGKTAAFGYNQSPAWQEFPVEWWDQQTASLVLEVRSPKREAKQYHWLEKARSSWSCFRLLESSTLTTDQHRMWRLNNRGDEASKRVLEISFGVKGEPWAPFREVPR; from the coding sequence GTGGAGACGCTCGGCAAGGTCTGGGCCGTGGTGAGTCCCCACCTGGTATGGGTGCTGCTGGTGCTGCTCGTCGTGGGCCTCGGCGTGGCGCTCTTCTGGTGGTGGCGCAAGCGGCGGATGAGCGCCCCGGCCGTCGGCGAGCCCAGGCCCATGCAGGCCAACCAGCTGTTGAAGATCCGCGAGCGCTTCCTCAACGGGCTGCCGTGGCTCAACCGCGCCGCCATCCGGGATCTGCCCCACGTGGTGGTGCTCGGGCCCGCGGGCTGCGGCAAGACGAAGCTCATCGGGCTCGACGTGGACTGGGAGCGGCAGGCCCGCCAGTTCCTCCCCAGCTACACCAGTGATCCGCTGCTGCAGATCTACCTCGGCCCGGACAGCGTGGTGCAGGAGCTCTCCGCGCCGCTGCTCGAGGACGACTCGCCCCAGGCCCGCACGGCCCTGCGGCGGCTGTGGAAGTCCAGCTTCAGCCGCCAGCAGCGCGGCGTGACCATCATCGCGCTCGACGTGCGCTGGCTCGCGGACACCGCGCCCGACGAGGTGCGGCGCACCGCCCAGCTGCTGCGCGGAAAGCTCAACCTCATCTCCGAGATGAGCCGGGGCCCGGTGGAGGCGCGCGTCTGCCTGACGAACATGGACGCGCTGGAGGGCTACTCCGACTTCGCGCAGCTCCTGCACAAGCACGGGGTGCCGCTCTCCTTCGAGATCCCCAGGCGCGGCGAGGAGGGGAAGCTGGCCACGCTCCTGGAGGCGCAGGAGCAATACCTCGCCCTGGGGCTGACCTCGCTCCCGGTGGACGCCTTCGAGCGCCTGGAGCGCTTCTACTCCACGGGAGGCCGCTCCTTCTCGGCGCTCGCCCGCTTCGTCACCGCGCTGCTGGAGGGAAACACCCTCTCCTTCAAGCCCAGCCTCTCGCGGGTGTACCTCTCCTCCCCCTCTCCCGAGGCTCGTGCGAGTGGGGTGCTCTCCGTCACCACCGAGGAGACCAGCTCCCAGGCCCTGCGCGCACGCTACCTGAGGACCCACCTGCGGCGCTGCGCGTTGATCGCCGCCGTGTGCACCCTGCCCGTGGTGGCCGCGTACGGCCATTACTACCTGCTGCTGAAAGAGACGCAGCAGCTGATGAAGAGCTTCCAGCAGACGGCCGAACGGCTGCACGATCAGAAGCTGGAGAGTGTCGGCACCCTGGTCGAGGAGAAGGTGGACAAGGCGGGCGAGTCGCTCGACGAGCTGTGGCACGCCGAGCGCTACTGGCCGCCGCTGAAGAAGAGCTTCCCCAAGCAGAAGAACGAGCTGCGCCAGCAGCTGGCCACGGCCATCCGCGAAGCGCACATCCGGCCCGCCCTCGCTCGCTGCCATGAGAAGCTCGATGAGTGTCGCCCGGAGCAGGTGGTCTATCTGCTGGCGGTGCTCCATTCCTCGGAAAAGCAGGAGCTCGGCAAGTTCATCCTCTCCGGGCTCCGCAACCGGCACAAGTGGCGGTGGAACTCGGATGACGAGGAGGAGCTGTCGACCAGTTCCAGCCACGATTCGCGGCCCACCTGGGTGAAGTCCCTCAAGCTGAACGAGGCCATTGTCGGCGACTACGTCGAAACCAGCGATAGCCCCTGGGAAACGCCGCCCTCGGGTGCGAACTGGGCCCGCTGGCCCTTCAAGGATGAGCTGACACGCGAAAATCAGCTCAAGCCCTGGCAGCTCCATCTCGAGCGCCTATCCAATCTCCTGCAGGGCAACCGCGTGCAGGAACTGCTGAACGCCGGGCCCCAGGCCCTGACCGAGGAGCTGAACACGCTGAGCGAGGAGCGCGCCAGGCTACAGGCCTGGCTCGACGACAGCGTTCTGTTCGCGGATCTGCCCCGCGTGCTGGATCTGCTCAACGACTCCCGGGCCGGCGCAAACGTGGGTCAGTTCGCGGGCATCAAGTCCACCATCCGGACCCTCGACTGGCTGAACGACGAAGAGAACCGCGAGCAGCTCTCGTCGGTGCTGCGCATGGAGCAGGAGGCGTTCGACGGCTTCAAGGCGGTGGAGAGGATGACCGCGGCCGAGCTGCTCACCCGGGACGGGCTGTGGGAGCCGCGCGGTGGCAGTGGCCCCTTCAAGGTCACCGTGCTCCAGGAGTCGTTCACGTTCCGCCCCCGGGAGCACTCGCTCGAGCTGTTGCGCATGCTCATCCGCCATTACGAGACGACCGGCCGCATGCCCTTCCGTGGCGTGGGCCCGCACACCTCCAGCCTGTCCCTGTATGGCGCGGTGGCGGACGCCTCGGGGAACCACCTGCCGGAGGCTACGGGTGCCGAGGCGGGTGACGCCTCGGATGTCCTCTCCGTGCTGGACCGGCTGCAGTTCGACACGAAGATCAAGCCGCTGGTGGACGAGTTCACCCAGCGGCTGAAGAACGCGCAACTCTCGCCGGAGGAGGCCGCGGCCCGCCAGGAGTACGTGCGCAGGCGGATGGACCAGTTCTCCCAGGCCTACCGCGAGGGCCTCTTCATGAGCGTGCGCGACTACCGCTTCTTCGCGGCCTCCCGCACCACGCTGACCAAGGAGCTGTCGGAGCTCACCCAGCCCTCCTCCAAGCTGGTGGACATGCTGCGCGACGTGGCCAACCGGGCCAACCTGGAGCCGCTGGACGGGCCCTATTACGAGCCGCTGCGCAATGCCGTGGCGCCCTTCAAGCCCGTCATCCAGCTGATGGTGCAGGACAAGAACGGCAACTACACCGCCATGGATCCCTACCGGGCGCTGGTGGCGCAGTTGCATGACGAACTCAACGCCGTGACAAAGGCCGGCGGCGACAAGGGCAAGGCGGCCAAGGGAAGCAAGCCCTCCGCGGACAAGGCCGCCGCGGGCGAGGAAGCCTCGGACGACAGCGAGGCCGACGGCCCCGCCCAGCTCACGGACATGCTCACGCCGCTGGGGCAGGTGGGGCTCTCGATGATGCTGGAGGAAGAGGGCTCGTACCTGCGCAAGGTGGACGCCTGGCTGGACCAGCAGGGCCTCATCGGCGAGCTGCGGGAGCCCTTCCGCCTGCCCTTCCTGGCGGCGAAGGAACTGGGACGCGCGGAGCTGGAGCGGGTGCTGGCCCGGCAGTGGAACGAGGCGGCCTCTCGCATGCTCCTGCCGCTGCTCGAGCGCTACCCGTTCAACCCGAACGCGACCGAGGAGGTGGACCCCGCCGATCTGGAGATGTTGCGCCGCAAGGACGGCGACTTCTGGCAGCTCGTGGAGCGGGTGTTCTCGCCGGTGTGCGTGGAGCGCGGCACGGAGTGGGCGCTGCGCAGTCCGCTGCGAGGGGGCAGGCTGGTGCTGCCGTCGCGGGTGCTGCCCACGCTCAGCCGGCTGGCGAAGATGTCGAAGACGCTGTGGGACGACAAGGGGCAGCCCCGGCCGTTGATGCTGCAGATGATGCCGCTGCCCCTGCCCGCTCCGCCGGATCCCGGGAGCTTCGTCACCATGGCGTCGCTCAAGTGCGGGAAGACGGCCGCGTTCGGCTACAACCAGAGCCCCGCCTGGCAGGAGTTCCCGGTGGAGTGGTGGGACCAGCAGACGGCCTCGCTCGTGCTGGAGGTGCGCTCGCCCAAGCGCGAGGCCAAGCAGTACCACTGGCTGGAGAAGGCCCGCTCGTCCTGGAGCTGCTTCCGCCTGCTGGAGTCCTCCACCCTCACCACCGATCAGCACCGGATGTGGCGTCTGAACAACCGCGGCGACGAGGCCTCCAAGCGCGTGCTGGAGATCAGCTTCGGCGTGAAAGGTGAGCCCTGGGCACCGTTCCGAGAGGTGCCGAGATGA
- a CDS encoding DUSAM domain-containing protein yields the protein METVEEEEGDWHEIRVLDNRVRRGEPLELTNDVRDLLKRTAPTVAIPESDAESALASVESGTALLHEIRRRITEGSNRLIDALHRMYQFRDRGDFDGARQQMRDVLAVEVVPLYRDVAVKEIEKLNRLSF from the coding sequence ATGGAGACAGTAGAAGAGGAAGAGGGCGACTGGCACGAGATACGGGTGCTGGACAACCGGGTTCGGCGAGGGGAGCCTCTGGAACTGACCAATGACGTGCGCGATCTACTCAAACGCACGGCCCCGACGGTGGCCATCCCCGAGAGCGACGCGGAATCCGCCCTCGCCAGTGTGGAGAGTGGCACTGCTCTACTTCATGAGATTCGGCGTCGCATTACCGAAGGCTCAAACCGGCTCATCGATGCACTCCACCGGATGTACCAGTTTCGAGACAGAGGGGATTTTGACGGCGCACGCCAACAAATGCGCGACGTCCTCGCCGTAGAGGTTGTGCCGCTGTATCGGGATGTAGCCGTGAAGGAAATAGAGAAGCTAAACAGGCTTTCGTTCTGA
- a CDS encoding lipase family protein, which produces MSTQTSLDHLPHVDLQEQHEKLNKLLTLLKSVKVATPHEYGVVTKKQTFIHGKWNEKTRTLVPSKKQELEEDDIVFAFPPGNYQGLEDEQGVQHVRLGSYDTVTSSTGSRKTVAKSLAVERIADLLLGVNAVNDITQDLSTRAIRWANSLGNAKAIKHALLDVDARSILPDSAIELDLILQDGLSAPLGVLDWSERVMEKILKASSLSQRHLEASARLLAEAVERLDFLGPFPDLPGVTDGFELMQQTFQMMGVAKSSTNPKVKAKYVEHVRTKIMPELKSELAFYQGIAMLLGYMPLEVGTKIPCRPTVFETDANGSWGPLPNTYEVVGTFTQQISEESFETFTRMGLEWHPSVKVTIWKGRNVKGEDHFIVSFTGTTSYPQMDDSWKAHDVTTGALGNADPKGISRQGFEAVRDIILEMLKNNGWKLDSKTIVTGHSQGGALALRFYTLAHSLGRDQTKCVAFSAPGLDEETFSVLALHAGLGESAKNVYMIEDPKDKVPWGGEETPFGTKVAVPYRTARFGQHGIIPSKFDDLLLGHGTPNLVWLMIYGGPYHPSDKIVEYNRNTAWKSADFLRHYYWLSRTVMSRLAFKASKKELEFAARAGKDENKTE; this is translated from the coding sequence GTGAGCACCCAGACATCGCTCGATCATCTGCCCCATGTGGACCTGCAAGAGCAGCATGAGAAGCTGAACAAGCTCCTCACCCTGCTCAAGAGCGTGAAGGTCGCGACTCCGCATGAGTATGGGGTCGTCACGAAGAAGCAGACCTTCATCCATGGGAAGTGGAACGAGAAGACCCGCACCCTCGTGCCTTCCAAGAAGCAGGAGCTCGAGGAAGACGACATCGTCTTCGCCTTTCCGCCCGGGAACTACCAGGGCCTGGAGGACGAGCAGGGGGTGCAGCATGTGCGGCTGGGCTCGTACGACACTGTCACTTCTTCGACGGGCTCTCGGAAGACGGTCGCCAAGAGTCTCGCGGTCGAGAGGATCGCGGACCTGCTGCTCGGCGTGAATGCCGTGAATGACATCACGCAAGACCTCAGCACCCGGGCCATCCGCTGGGCGAACTCGCTGGGCAATGCGAAGGCGATCAAGCACGCCCTCCTGGATGTCGATGCACGCTCCATCCTCCCGGACTCGGCCATCGAGCTCGATCTCATCCTCCAGGATGGCCTCTCCGCTCCTCTGGGGGTACTCGACTGGTCGGAGCGGGTAATGGAGAAGATCCTCAAGGCCTCGAGCCTTTCCCAGCGCCATCTCGAGGCCAGCGCGAGGTTGCTGGCGGAAGCGGTGGAGCGCCTCGATTTCCTGGGGCCCTTTCCCGACCTTCCGGGTGTGACCGATGGCTTCGAATTGATGCAGCAGACGTTCCAGATGATGGGGGTCGCCAAGAGCAGCACGAATCCCAAGGTCAAGGCGAAGTACGTCGAGCATGTCCGCACGAAGATCATGCCCGAGCTCAAGTCCGAGCTGGCCTTCTATCAGGGCATCGCCATGCTCCTGGGCTACATGCCGCTCGAGGTGGGCACCAAAATCCCATGCCGGCCCACGGTCTTCGAGACGGATGCGAACGGGAGCTGGGGACCCCTCCCGAACACCTACGAGGTGGTGGGGACCTTCACCCAGCAGATTTCCGAGGAGAGCTTCGAGACCTTCACTCGGATGGGTCTGGAGTGGCACCCCTCCGTCAAGGTGACGATCTGGAAGGGGCGCAACGTCAAGGGAGAGGATCACTTCATCGTCAGCTTCACCGGAACCACGTCCTACCCGCAGATGGACGACTCCTGGAAGGCGCATGACGTGACGACGGGAGCCCTGGGCAACGCGGACCCGAAGGGCATCAGCAGACAGGGATTCGAAGCGGTGCGGGACATCATCCTGGAGATGCTCAAGAACAACGGCTGGAAGCTTGACAGCAAGACGATCGTGACAGGGCATAGCCAGGGCGGTGCGCTGGCCCTTCGCTTCTATACGCTGGCGCACAGCCTGGGCAGGGATCAGACGAAGTGTGTCGCGTTCAGCGCGCCAGGGCTGGATGAGGAGACGTTCTCCGTCCTGGCGCTTCATGCCGGTCTTGGGGAGTCCGCCAAGAACGTGTACATGATTGAGGATCCGAAGGACAAAGTGCCCTGGGGCGGAGAGGAGACGCCATTTGGGACGAAGGTGGCGGTCCCGTACCGGACCGCCCGCTTCGGGCAGCACGGTATCATCCCCTCGAAATTCGATGACCTGCTGCTGGGGCATGGGACCCCGAACCTGGTCTGGTTGATGATCTACGGAGGGCCGTATCACCCGTCTGATAAGATCGTCGAGTACAACCGCAACACAGCGTGGAAATCCGCGGACTTCCTGCGCCACTATTACTGGCTGAGCAGGACAGTGATGTCGCGGCTCGCCTTCAAGGCCAGCAAGAAGGAGTTGGAGTTCGCGGCTCGTGCCGGGAAGGACGAGAACAAGACGGAATAG
- a CDS encoding D-alanine--D-alanine ligase family protein — MRIALTYNLRLSDSEDEAEFDTQETVNTLAAAIERLGHRLERFEVSGPASRTVARLEAYSPDLIFNIAEGRRGRFREAFYPALFEELGFAYTGSDAYALAVTLDKQLTKLVLSKHGIRTPGWQFVEKLNELKVEDLRFPVIIKPNFEGSSKGITQESVAETVEQAREKVTQALSRYPAGVLVEEFINGKDITVPYLAAVQNDHDGVLSPVEYDIDPAAVAGRKYAIYDYELKTKRESAVKVSAPANLPVKVAEEMRNMSMKILQVLDCRDLGRIDFRLSDAGVPYFLELNALPSLEPGAGIYAAAALEGMHLDGVVNAIIQSAARRYKIKDGKRQGKPTRKSGPLRVGFTYNVKRVKPVAEGASVEDSEAEYDSPTTLQAIREAIASWGHEVVDLEATAELPSVLASTPLDIVFNIAEGFKGRNRESQVPAMLELLDIPYTGSDPATLSIALDKALAKKIVRQAGIHTPNFQLMHTGKERLNKDFTSFPLMVKPVAEGSSKGVVSKSVCHNEAELREVVKEIVTKYQQPALIEEYIGGREFTVGLLGERRPRVLPPMEIVFLDKTEKTPIYSFEHKLDWTDRIRYDAPAKLEPALLEKLRAAARNSFMALGCRDVARIDFRMDDKGRIYFIECNPLPGLTPGWSDLVLIAQGAGMDYRGLIGEIMAPAIRRYKEREARRAADESALMKLALEKAALEKAAMAEDKAASVSTGGSSGSGSSSSGDAPARVSMEMKSH, encoded by the coding sequence TTGCGCATCGCGCTGACCTACAACCTCAGGTTGTCCGACTCGGAAGACGAGGCGGAGTTCGATACCCAGGAGACGGTGAACACGCTGGCGGCCGCCATCGAGCGGCTCGGCCACCGTCTGGAGCGCTTCGAGGTGAGCGGCCCGGCTTCCCGCACCGTCGCCCGGCTCGAGGCCTACAGCCCGGACCTCATCTTCAACATCGCCGAGGGCCGCCGCGGCCGCTTCCGCGAGGCCTTCTACCCGGCGCTCTTCGAGGAGCTCGGCTTCGCGTACACCGGCTCGGACGCGTACGCGCTGGCGGTGACGCTGGACAAGCAGCTCACCAAGCTCGTCCTCTCCAAGCACGGCATCCGCACCCCCGGCTGGCAGTTCGTCGAGAAGCTCAACGAGCTCAAGGTCGAGGATCTGCGCTTCCCCGTCATCATCAAGCCCAACTTCGAGGGCTCCTCCAAGGGCATCACCCAGGAGTCGGTGGCCGAGACGGTCGAGCAGGCCCGCGAGAAGGTGACGCAGGCGCTGTCGCGCTACCCGGCCGGCGTCCTCGTCGAGGAGTTCATCAACGGCAAGGACATCACCGTCCCCTACCTGGCGGCGGTGCAGAACGACCATGACGGCGTGCTCAGTCCGGTGGAGTACGACATCGACCCGGCCGCCGTCGCCGGGCGCAAGTACGCCATCTACGACTACGAGCTGAAGACGAAGCGGGAGAGCGCCGTGAAGGTGAGCGCCCCGGCCAACCTTCCCGTGAAGGTGGCCGAGGAGATGCGCAACATGTCGATGAAGATCCTCCAGGTGCTCGACTGCCGGGATCTGGGGCGCATCGACTTCCGGCTGAGCGACGCGGGCGTGCCGTACTTCCTGGAGCTCAACGCGCTGCCCAGCCTGGAGCCGGGCGCGGGCATCTACGCCGCCGCGGCCCTGGAGGGCATGCACCTGGACGGCGTCGTCAACGCCATCATCCAGAGCGCGGCGCGGCGCTACAAGATCAAGGACGGCAAGCGCCAGGGCAAGCCGACGCGCAAGTCGGGCCCGCTGCGCGTGGGCTTCACCTACAACGTCAAGCGCGTGAAGCCCGTGGCGGAAGGCGCTTCCGTGGAGGACAGCGAGGCCGAGTACGACTCGCCCACCACGCTGCAGGCCATCCGCGAGGCGATTGCCTCGTGGGGCCACGAGGTGGTGGACCTGGAGGCCACGGCGGAGCTGCCCAGCGTGCTGGCCAGCACGCCGCTGGACATCGTCTTCAACATCGCCGAGGGCTTCAAGGGCCGCAACCGCGAGAGCCAGGTGCCGGCCATGCTGGAGCTGCTGGACATTCCGTACACGGGAAGCGATCCGGCCACGCTCTCCATCGCGCTGGACAAGGCACTGGCCAAGAAGATCGTCCGCCAGGCCGGCATCCATACGCCCAACTTCCAGCTCATGCACACGGGCAAGGAGCGGCTCAACAAGGACTTCACCAGCTTCCCGCTCATGGTGAAGCCGGTGGCCGAGGGCTCCTCCAAGGGCGTGGTGAGCAAGAGCGTCTGCCACAACGAGGCCGAGCTGCGCGAGGTGGTGAAGGAGATCGTCACCAAGTACCAGCAGCCCGCGCTCATCGAGGAGTACATCGGCGGGCGTGAGTTCACCGTGGGCCTGCTCGGCGAGCGCCGCCCGCGCGTGCTGCCGCCCATGGAGATCGTCTTCCTGGACAAGACGGAGAAGACGCCCATCTACAGCTTCGAGCACAAGCTGGATTGGACGGATCGCATCCGCTACGACGCGCCGGCGAAGCTCGAGCCCGCGCTGCTGGAGAAGCTGAGGGCGGCGGCGCGCAACTCGTTCATGGCGCTGGGGTGCCGCGACGTGGCGCGCATCGACTTCCGCATGGACGACAAGGGCCGCATCTACTTCATCGAGTGCAACCCGCTGCCGGGCCTCACGCCGGGCTGGAGCGACCTGGTGCTCATCGCCCAGGGCGCCGGCATGGACTACCGGGGCCTCATCGGGGAGATCATGGCGCCCGCCATCCGCCGCTACAAGGAGCGCGAGGCCCGTCGCGCCGCCGACGAGAGCGCCCTGATGAAGCTGGCCCTGGAGAAGGCCGCCCTGGAGAAGGCCGCCATGGCCGAGGACAAGGCCGCGTCCGTCTCCACCGGCGGCTCGTCCGGCTCTGGTTCATCCTCGTCCGGGGATGCGCCCGCCCGCGTCAGCATGGAGATGAAGTCTCACTGA